The following coding sequences are from one Ursus arctos isolate Adak ecotype North America unplaced genomic scaffold, UrsArc2.0 scaffold_23, whole genome shotgun sequence window:
- the LOC125281327 gene encoding putative olfactory receptor 5AK3 yields MEQNNGTEITEFILLGFAGQRKAWHILFVVFLVIYVATLVGNMGMILLIKMDSCLHTPMYFFLQHLAFVDLCYTSAITPKMLQNFVEAEQSISFVGCMVQFLVYGAFATIDCYILAAMAVDRYVAICNPLRYPTVMSQTVCIQLLVASYFMGFLNASVNTSFTFSLDFCKSKKINHFFCDEPPLLALSCSNIDFNVMLLTVFVGFNLMFTVLVVIFSYIYILAAILKVSSAAGRKKAFSTCASHLTAFTVFYGTFSYMYLHHGTKESQEQEKVASVFYGIVIPMLNPLIYSLRNQDVKEALKGIGKKFF; encoded by the coding sequence ATGGAACAAAACAATGGCACTGAAATAACTGAATTCATTCTCCTGGGATTTGCTGGTCAACGCAAGGCTTGGCATATCCTCTTCGTTGTATTTCTAGTGATCTATGTGGCCACCCTGGTGGGTAACATGGGGATGATCCTACTCATCAAGATGGATTCTTGCCTTCACACCCCAATGTACTTTTTCCTCCAACACTTGGCATTTGTTGATCTCTGCTACACCTCCGCTATCACTCCCAAGATGCTGCAAAACTTCGTAGAAGCAGAGCAATCCATCTCATTCGTAGGCTGTATGGTGCAATTCCTAGTCTATGGTGCTTTTGCAACAATTGACTGCTACATCCTGGCGGCAATGGCAGTGGACcggtatgtggccatctgcaacccaCTCCGCTATCCAACAGTCATGTCCCAGACAGTctgcattcaactcttggttgcTTCATACTTCATGGGCTTCCTGAATGCCTCTGTAAACACAAGTTTTACTTTCTCCTTGGACTTTTGCAAGTCCAAAAAAATTAACCACTTCTTCTGTGATGAGCCCCCACTTCTAGCCCTCTCGTGCTCCAACATTGACTTCAACGTCATGCTACTCACTGTCTTTGTGGGGTTTAACTTGATGTTCACTGTGCTGGTTGTCATCTTTTCCTACATATATATCCTGGCTGCCATCCTGAAGGTATCTTCTGCTGCAGGGAGGAAAAAAGCCTTCTCCACATGCGCCTCCCACCTGACAGCCTTCACTGTGTTCTACGGGACGTTCTCCTACATGTACCTGCACCATGGGACCAAGGAGTCTCAAGAGCAAGAAAAAGTAGCTTCTGTGTTTTATGGCATTGTGATCCCCATGTTAAACCccctcatctacagcctgagaaaCCAAGATGTAAAGGAAGCCCTAAAGGGGATTGGAAAGAAGTTCTTCTAG
- the LOC125282577 gene encoding putative olfactory receptor 5AK3, translating into MEQNNGTEITEFILLGFAGQRKAWHILFVVFLVIYVATLVGNMGMILLIKMDSCLHTPMYFFLQHLAFVDLCYTSAITPKMLQNFVEAEQSISFVGCMVQFLVYGAFATIDCYILVAMAVDRYVAICNPLRYPTVMSQTVCIQLLVASYFMGFLNASVNTSFTFSLDFCKSKKINHFFCDEPPLLALSCSNIDFNVMLLTVFVGFNLMFTVLVVIFSYIYILAAILKVSSAAGRKKAFSTCASHLTAITVFYGTFSYMYLHHGTKESQQQEKVASVFYGIVIPMLNPLIYSLRNQDVKEALKGIGKKFFQFEL; encoded by the coding sequence ATGGAACAAAACAATGGCACTGAAATAACTGAATTCATTCTCCTGGGATTTGCTGGTCAACGCAAGGCTTGGCATATCCTCTTCGTTGTATTTCTAGTGATCTATGTGGCCACCCTGGTGGGTAACATGGGGATGATCCTACTCATCAAGATGGATTCTTGCCTTCACACCCCAATGTACTTTTTCCTCCAACACTTGGCATTTGTTGATCTCTGCTACACCTCCGCTATCACTCCCAAGATGCTGCAAAACTTCGTAGAAGCAGAGCAATCCATCTCATTCGTAGGCTGTATGGTGCAATTCCTAGTCTATGGTGCTTTTGCAACAATTGACTGCTACATCCTGGTGGCAATGGCAGTGGACcggtatgtggccatctgcaacccaCTCCGCTATCCAACAGTCATGTCCCAGACAGTctgcattcaactcttggttgcTTCATACTTCATGGGCTTCCTGAATGCCTCTGTAAACACAAGTTTTACTTTCTCCTTGGACTTTTGCAAGTCCAAAAAAATTAACCACTTCTTCTGTGATGAGCCCCCACTTCTAGCCCTCTCGTGCTCCAACATTGACTTCAACGTCATGCTGCTCACTGTCTTTGTGGGGTTTAACTTGATGTTCACTGTGCTGGTTGTCATCTTTTCCTACATATATATCCTGGCTGCCATCCTGAAGGTATCTTCTGCTGCAGGGAGGAAAAAAGCCTTCTCCACATGCGCCTCCCACCTGACAGCCATCACAGTGTTCTACGGGACGTTCTCCTACATGTACCTGCACCATGGGACCAAGGAGTCTCAACAGCAAGAAAAAGTAGCTTCTGTGTTTTATGGCATTGTGATCCCCATGTTAAACCccctcatctacagcctgagaaaCCAAGATGTAAAGGAAGCCCTAAAGGGGATTGGAAAGAAGTTCTTCCAGTTTGAACTTTGA
- the LOC125281325 gene encoding putative olfactory receptor 5AK3: MEQNNGTEITEFILLGFAGQRKAWHILFIVFLVIYVATLVGNMGMILLIKMDSCLHTPMYFFLQHLAFVDLCYTSAITPKMLQNFVEAEQSISFVGCMVQFLVYGAFATIDCYILAAMAVDRYVAICNPLRYPTVISQTVCIQLLVASYFMGFLNASVNTSFTFSLDFCKSNKINHFFCDEPPLLALSCSNIDFNVMLLTVFVGFNLMFTVLVVIFSYIYILAAILKISSAAGRKKAFSTCASHLTAIIIFYGTLSYMYLHHGTKESQEQEKMASVFYGIVIPVLNPLIYSLRNQDVKEALKGIGKKFF; this comes from the coding sequence ATGGAACAAAACAATGGCACTGAAATAACTGAATTCATTCTCCTGGGATTTGCTGGTCAACGCAAGGCTTGGCATATCCTCTTCATTGTATTTCTAGTGATCTATGTGGCCACCCTGGTGGGTAACATGGGGATGATCCTACTCATCAAGATGGATTCTTGCCTTCACACCCCAATGTACTTTTTCCTCCAACACTTGGCATTTGTTGATCTCTGCTACACCTCCGCTATCACTCCCAAGATGCTGCAAAACTTTGTAGAAGCAGAGCAATCCATCTCATTCGTAGGCTGTATGGTGCAATTCCTAGTCTATGGTGCTTTTGCAACAATTGACTGCTACATCCTGGCAGCAATGGCAGTGGACcggtatgtggccatctgcaacccaCTCCGCTATCCAACAGTCATATCCCAGACAGTctgcattcaactcttggttgcTTCATACTTCATGGGCTTCCTGAATGCCTCTGTAAACACAAGTTTTACTTTCTCCTTGGACTTTTGCAAGTCCAATAAAATTAACCACTTCTTCTGTGATGAGCCCCCACTTCTAGCCCTCTCATGCTCCAACATTGACTTCAACGTCATGCTACTCACTGTCTTTGTGGGGTTTAACTTGATGTTCACTGTGCTGGTTGTCATCTTTTCCTACATATATATCCTGGCTGCCATCCTGAAGATATCTTCTGCTGCAGGGAGGAAAAAAGCCTTCTCCACATGTGCCTCCCACCTGACAGCCATCATCATTTTCTATGGGACTCTCTCCTACATGTACCTACACCATGGGACCAAGGAGTCTCAAGAGCAAGAAAAAATGGCTTCTGTGTTTTATGGAATTGTGATCCCCGTGTTAAACCccctcatctacagcctgagaaaCCAAGATGTAAAGGAAGCCCTAAAGGGGATTGGAAAGAAGTTCTTCTAG